Proteins found in one Micromonospora sp. WMMD1082 genomic segment:
- a CDS encoding ABC transporter permease produces the protein MGRYVIRRLLQFIPTVLGTMFLLHYLTSLAIQFSGNPARALFGDRTPPPALLQAITERLGYDDPCLGQRGNPCFGLFGERLQNIFLTYPPDFGINLRQRPVTELVADALPFTLKLLLIAILFEAIVGIAAGVLAGLRSGSFVDYLVKISTVFVISVPIFVLGLVVREFVGVKFGNVLRGQDWIPDLISVGVFSPVFKPDYPWASLIIPGMVLGATSLAVTARLTRTSIMENIRADYVRTAKAKGLATKRVIGVHTLRNSLIPVITFLGVDIGAAMAGAVVTETIFNVPGIGRLVTMAARTGESSVVIGVVTMLVLVVLIANLLVDLLYAVLDPRIRYE, from the coding sequence ATGGGGCGCTACGTCATCCGACGGTTGCTCCAGTTCATCCCCACCGTGCTGGGCACCATGTTCCTGCTCCACTACCTGACCTCGCTGGCGATCCAGTTCAGTGGGAACCCGGCCCGGGCGCTGTTCGGGGACCGGACGCCGCCGCCGGCGTTGCTTCAGGCGATCACCGAGCGGCTCGGTTACGACGACCCCTGCCTCGGCCAGCGGGGCAACCCCTGCTTCGGGCTCTTCGGGGAACGGCTACAGAACATCTTTCTGACCTACCCGCCGGACTTCGGCATCAACCTGCGCCAGCGCCCGGTCACCGAACTGGTCGCCGATGCCCTCCCGTTCACCCTCAAGCTGCTGCTCATCGCCATCCTCTTCGAGGCGATCGTCGGTATCGCGGCCGGTGTGCTCGCCGGCCTGCGCAGCGGCAGCTTCGTCGACTACCTGGTGAAGATCAGCACGGTCTTCGTCATCTCGGTGCCGATCTTCGTACTCGGCCTGGTGGTGCGGGAGTTCGTCGGGGTCAAGTTCGGCAACGTGCTGCGCGGGCAGGACTGGATCCCCGATCTGATCTCGGTGGGCGTGTTCAGCCCGGTCTTCAAACCGGACTATCCCTGGGCCAGCCTGATCATCCCGGGCATGGTGCTCGGCGCGACGTCGCTGGCGGTCACCGCCCGGCTGACCCGGACCAGCATCATGGAGAACATCCGGGCCGACTACGTCCGTACGGCCAAGGCCAAGGGCCTGGCCACCAAGCGCGTCATCGGCGTGCACACGCTGCGCAACTCGCTGATCCCCGTGATCACCTTCCTGGGCGTCGACATCGGCGCCGCGATGGCGGGCGCGGTGGTCACCGAGACCATCTTCAACGTGCCGGGCATCGGCCGGCTGGTGACGATGGCCGCGCGCACCGGGGAGTCCTCGGTGGTGATCGGCGTGGTGACGATGCTGGTGCTGGTCGTCCTGATCGCCAACCTGCTGGTCGACCTCCTGTACGCCGTGCTCGACCCGAGGATCCGCTATGAGTGA
- a CDS encoding ABC transporter substrate-binding protein, with protein MRGKFLKVAVAATATAMLATACGGGGDDNESGGQAGGTLRVYASEPAFLTPSGGDDEPSLYVIRQLFRGLVKYNAETSAVEMDLAESVDSDDQKLWTIKLKSGYVFDNGEPVNADAFIRSWNYAAYSPNAQNNGYFMKRIAGIADVQSEDPDGDGPQKAPEPAAKELSGLKKVDDLTFTVELEAPFSGFPTTIGYPGFFPMAEACVADIAACNEKPIGNGPYKIDGNWQHNVGINVVRSDSWNGEPGKPDRIEYRIFADVDAGYSAFQAGELDVMYTLPPARYKEASAQYGDRMYELPGDSFTYVGMPLYNDDFADKRIRQALSLSIDRQSIIDAVFDGRFTPASGFVAPTFEGAREGVCKYCTKDVEKAKQLLAEAGGWPAGKKLTLWANAGAGHDQWLQAVGDQIREALGIDYELRVNLQFPEYLDTADKKKFTGPFRLGWGPDYPFLETYLYPLYGSTAGSNNSKYSNPEFDALLKEGDAADSVEAAIPSYQKAEDLLGEDLPVIPMWFNKVGAVYSENVDQFVWNAVSDADYGATSLKQN; from the coding sequence ATGCGCGGGAAATTCCTGAAGGTGGCGGTCGCGGCGACCGCCACCGCCATGTTGGCCACCGCCTGTGGCGGCGGTGGCGACGACAACGAGTCGGGCGGCCAGGCCGGCGGCACGCTCCGCGTCTACGCGTCGGAGCCGGCGTTCCTGACGCCGTCCGGTGGTGACGACGAGCCGTCGCTGTACGTCATCCGCCAGCTCTTCCGTGGTCTGGTCAAGTACAACGCCGAGACCTCCGCGGTCGAGATGGACCTGGCCGAGTCGGTCGATTCGGACGACCAGAAGCTCTGGACGATCAAGCTCAAGAGCGGCTACGTCTTCGACAACGGTGAGCCGGTCAACGCCGACGCGTTCATCCGGTCGTGGAACTACGCGGCCTACTCGCCGAACGCCCAGAACAACGGCTACTTCATGAAGCGGATCGCCGGTATCGCGGACGTGCAGTCCGAGGACCCGGACGGCGACGGCCCGCAGAAGGCCCCGGAGCCGGCGGCCAAGGAGCTCTCCGGCCTGAAGAAGGTCGACGACCTGACCTTCACCGTCGAGCTGGAGGCGCCGTTCTCCGGCTTCCCGACCACGATCGGCTACCCGGGCTTCTTCCCGATGGCCGAGGCGTGCGTCGCGGACATCGCCGCGTGCAACGAGAAGCCGATCGGTAACGGCCCCTACAAGATCGATGGCAACTGGCAGCACAACGTCGGCATCAACGTCGTCCGCAGCGACAGCTGGAACGGCGAGCCCGGCAAGCCGGACCGCATCGAGTACCGCATCTTCGCCGACGTCGACGCCGGCTACTCCGCCTTCCAGGCGGGCGAGCTGGACGTGATGTACACCCTGCCGCCGGCGCGGTACAAGGAGGCCAGCGCCCAGTACGGCGACCGGATGTACGAGCTGCCGGGTGACAGCTTCACCTACGTCGGCATGCCGCTGTACAACGACGACTTCGCGGACAAGCGGATCCGGCAGGCGCTCTCGCTGTCGATCGACCGCCAGTCGATCATCGACGCCGTCTTCGACGGCCGGTTCACCCCGGCCAGCGGCTTCGTCGCCCCGACCTTCGAGGGTGCTCGTGAGGGCGTCTGCAAGTACTGCACCAAGGACGTCGAGAAGGCCAAGCAGCTGCTCGCCGAGGCCGGCGGCTGGCCGGCCGGCAAGAAGCTGACCCTGTGGGCCAACGCCGGTGCCGGCCACGACCAGTGGCTGCAGGCGGTCGGTGACCAGATCCGCGAGGCGCTGGGCATCGACTACGAGCTGCGGGTCAACCTGCAGTTCCCGGAGTACCTCGACACGGCGGACAAGAAGAAGTTCACCGGTCCGTTCCGCCTCGGCTGGGGCCCGGACTACCCGTTCCTGGAGACCTACCTGTACCCGCTGTACGGCAGCACTGCCGGCAGCAACAACTCCAAGTACAGCAACCCGGAGTTCGACGCCCTGCTGAAGGAGGGTGACGCTGCCGACTCGGTCGAGGCCGCGATCCCGTCCTACCAGAAGGCGGAGGATCTCCTCGGCGAGGACCTGCCGGTCATCCCGATGTGGTTCAACAAGGTCGGAGCGGTCTACAGCGAGAACGTGGACCAGTTCGTCTGGAACGCCGTCTCGGACGCCGACTACGGTGCGACCTCGCTGAAGCAGAACTGA
- a CDS encoding response regulator transcription factor: protein MAEQSTPPVEPAGTESERLRVFLVDDHAMFRAGVRAELGAHVEVVGEASTVAEAVSRIAATEPDVVLLDVHMPDGGGRAVLEAMRRSHPQVRFLALSVSDAAEDVIGLIRAGARGYVTKTISPDELAAAIRRVADGDAVFSPRLAGFVLDAFAARPDAPVADPELDQLTNREREVLRLLARGYAYKEIARELYISIKTVETHVSNVLRKLQMSNRYELSRWAADRRLV, encoded by the coding sequence ATGGCCGAGCAGTCGACGCCACCGGTCGAACCGGCAGGCACCGAGTCCGAACGGCTGCGGGTGTTCCTGGTCGACGACCACGCCATGTTCCGGGCGGGCGTACGCGCCGAGTTGGGCGCGCATGTCGAGGTGGTGGGTGAGGCGAGCACGGTGGCCGAGGCGGTCAGCCGGATCGCGGCCACCGAGCCGGACGTGGTCCTGCTCGACGTGCACATGCCCGACGGTGGCGGCCGGGCGGTGCTGGAGGCGATGCGGCGCAGCCATCCCCAGGTGCGTTTCCTGGCGCTCAGCGTCTCCGACGCCGCCGAGGACGTGATCGGCCTGATCCGGGCCGGTGCCCGGGGCTACGTGACCAAGACGATCTCGCCGGACGAGCTGGCCGCGGCGATCCGGCGGGTGGCGGACGGTGACGCCGTGTTCAGCCCGCGACTGGCCGGCTTCGTGCTGGACGCCTTCGCGGCCCGTCCGGATGCCCCGGTCGCCGATCCCGAGCTGGATCAGTTGACCAACCGGGAACGCGAGGTGCTGCGGCTGCTCGCCCGGGGGTACGCGTACAAGGAGATCGCCCGGGAGCTCTACATCTCGATCAAGACGGTCGAGACGCACGTCTCCAACGTGCTGCGCAAGCTCCAGATGTCCAACCGGTACGAGCTGTCCCGCTGGGCGGCGGACCGGCGACTGGTGTAA
- a CDS encoding ATP-binding protein produces the protein MTRETVISTVSQPPRLYRAPEHRMAAGVAAGIAEHLGVPVVRVRVAFMVLLGLSGLGLLLYAAFWAVVPLRPGDTAIPPRRDVSQLLPFVAIGLGVLLIQVMVFDSIGAAGTAGWLVAIIAVGAGVIWHQSAPERRRQWGESMPVPWLSAVIEESDRRAFVLRFVGGGVLVAVGIIGVAAVYSPAQNLDAVINGVIFALVGLAGVGVVAAPVLWRTWNQLRSEREGRIREQERAELAAMVHDQVLHTLALIQRNASDVKTVQRLARGQERSLRNWLYKPTGSPTERFAAALEQAAAEVEDTFAMTVEAVVVGDRETDERVGALVAAAREALVNAARHAGVQTVSLYAEVEPDQVSVFVRDRGAGFDPDTVEDHRHGVRGSIVGRMKRHGGRAEIRSRPGEGTEVRLILPISRDSATAERDR, from the coding sequence CTGACCAGGGAGACCGTGATCAGCACCGTCAGCCAACCACCCCGCCTCTATCGCGCCCCGGAACACCGGATGGCCGCCGGGGTGGCCGCCGGCATCGCCGAGCATCTCGGTGTCCCGGTGGTCCGGGTACGGGTCGCGTTCATGGTGCTGCTCGGGCTGAGCGGGCTCGGCCTGCTGCTCTACGCGGCCTTCTGGGCCGTCGTGCCGCTGCGACCGGGTGACACCGCCATCCCGCCGCGCCGCGACGTCAGCCAGCTGCTGCCGTTCGTGGCCATCGGGCTGGGCGTGCTGCTGATCCAGGTGATGGTCTTCGACTCCATCGGTGCGGCCGGCACGGCAGGCTGGCTGGTCGCCATCATCGCGGTCGGCGCCGGGGTGATCTGGCACCAGTCCGCGCCCGAGCGGCGGCGGCAGTGGGGCGAGTCGATGCCGGTGCCCTGGCTGAGCGCGGTGATAGAGGAGAGCGACCGGCGCGCGTTCGTGCTCCGCTTCGTCGGCGGCGGGGTGCTGGTCGCGGTCGGCATCATCGGCGTCGCCGCGGTCTACTCCCCGGCGCAGAACCTCGACGCCGTGATCAACGGGGTGATCTTCGCGTTGGTCGGGCTGGCCGGCGTCGGGGTGGTGGCCGCGCCGGTGCTCTGGCGCACGTGGAACCAGCTCCGCTCGGAGCGCGAGGGGCGCATCCGCGAGCAGGAGCGGGCCGAGTTGGCGGCGATGGTGCACGACCAGGTGCTGCACACCCTCGCGCTGATCCAGCGCAACGCCAGCGACGTCAAGACCGTGCAGCGGCTCGCCCGTGGCCAGGAGCGTTCGTTGCGCAACTGGCTCTACAAGCCCACCGGATCACCCACCGAGCGCTTCGCCGCTGCCCTGGAACAGGCCGCGGCCGAGGTCGAGGACACCTTCGCGATGACCGTGGAGGCCGTCGTGGTCGGCGACCGGGAAACCGACGAGCGGGTCGGCGCGCTGGTGGCCGCCGCCCGGGAGGCGCTGGTGAACGCCGCCCGGCACGCCGGGGTGCAGACCGTCTCGCTCTACGCGGAGGTCGAGCCCGACCAGGTCAGTGTCTTCGTACGGGACCGGGGTGCCGGGTTCGATCCGGATACGGTGGAGGACCATCGGCACGGTGTCCGAGGCTCGATCGTCGGGCGGATGAAGCGGCACGGCGGCCGGGCGGAGATCCGCTCCCGGCCTGGAGAGGGGACCGAGGTCCGGTTGATCCTGCCGATCTCCCGGGATTCGGCCACGGCGGAAAGGGACAGATGA
- a CDS encoding PspC domain-containing protein, with translation MTDDAAQPHRPGPAEPDPTSPASAEPAVPESPGAAADAAAPSGGRAPAGAQDRTAPPVATPPSAGATAWGGTDVPPPAGPGGPGGPWHAADPWPTTTPPAAGDPAGTNPPPGGPGSGAMPGGAMPGDGGGAMPGGGGGAMPGGGGAVPPPGGPGAPFGGAGFTSRYGLVRPREGRYLAGVCAAVGRATNTDPVLWRVLLAVLGFFGGVGILVYVAAWLIIPGEGDSASPVESMLGRGRSSMSPVTVIVLSIVVAVGFGFVVTDAFRAVLLGAAILVGGALLLNRQQREHRAGPAQTAPPAPGEGAAGSPPAAPGPVPPVSYPGPTAYPAPQPGPGRTVTVPVPAAFHTPAPASGIPSPPPAAPGSGRPDEPTLHLAPTPGWPPAGTPLTPPGTPAYRPPFAPHGPYAGQTQVAPPPPAKPRPPKKPRERSALGAVTFSLIFVALGLVGILDLLDVFAIGASAYFAAALAVIGLGLLAGTWFGRARWLIALGLVTAAALAVVTVVESYDRVRGVDGAVTWAPADRRDLALRYEQSFADAVLDLRAIDFDQQQTEITVVINFGQATVVVPPHVDVTAVTQVTAGDANVLGQRARGMDNRLAEIVDLGADGSGGGQLRLNLHVNAGHMEVTR, from the coding sequence ATGACCGACGATGCTGCCCAGCCGCACCGGCCGGGACCGGCGGAACCGGACCCGACTTCTCCGGCGTCCGCCGAACCGGCCGTACCCGAATCGCCCGGCGCCGCCGCGGACGCCGCCGCGCCGTCCGGCGGACGGGCACCCGCCGGGGCGCAGGACAGGACGGCACCGCCGGTCGCCACGCCACCGTCCGCCGGCGCGACGGCGTGGGGCGGCACGGACGTACCACCGCCCGCCGGGCCGGGGGGGCCGGGCGGGCCGTGGCACGCCGCCGACCCCTGGCCGACCACCACACCACCGGCCGCCGGCGACCCCGCCGGCACCAACCCGCCGCCCGGGGGGCCCGGTAGCGGCGCGATGCCGGGCGGCGCCATGCCGGGTGATGGTGGCGGCGCCATGCCGGGTGGCGGTGGCGGCGCGATGCCGGGTGGCGGTGGCGCGGTGCCGCCGCCGGGTGGTCCGGGCGCGCCCTTCGGCGGTGCCGGCTTCACCTCTCGGTACGGGCTGGTCCGCCCCCGCGAGGGCCGTTACCTGGCGGGCGTCTGCGCTGCCGTCGGCCGGGCCACCAACACCGATCCGGTGCTCTGGCGGGTGCTGCTCGCGGTGCTCGGCTTCTTCGGCGGCGTCGGCATCCTGGTCTACGTCGCCGCCTGGTTGATCATCCCCGGCGAGGGCGACAGCGCCTCTCCGGTCGAGTCCATGCTGGGTCGTGGCCGCTCCAGCATGTCCCCGGTCACCGTGATCGTGCTCAGCATCGTGGTCGCGGTGGGCTTCGGCTTCGTCGTCACCGACGCATTCCGGGCGGTGCTGCTCGGCGCGGCCATCCTGGTCGGCGGCGCGCTGCTGCTCAACCGCCAGCAACGCGAGCACCGCGCCGGCCCGGCGCAGACCGCGCCGCCGGCCCCCGGCGAGGGCGCCGCCGGGAGCCCACCGGCGGCACCGGGTCCGGTGCCGCCGGTCAGCTACCCCGGGCCGACCGCCTACCCGGCGCCGCAACCCGGCCCCGGCCGGACCGTGACCGTCCCCGTGCCGGCCGCGTTCCACACGCCCGCTCCGGCATCCGGCATCCCGTCGCCGCCACCGGCGGCACCCGGGTCCGGGCGGCCCGACGAGCCGACCCTGCACCTGGCACCGACGCCGGGCTGGCCACCCGCCGGCACTCCACTCACCCCGCCGGGCACCCCGGCCTATCGTCCCCCGTTCGCCCCGCACGGCCCGTACGCCGGCCAGACTCAGGTGGCTCCGCCGCCACCGGCCAAGCCCCGGCCGCCCAAGAAGCCCCGCGAACGGTCCGCCCTCGGCGCGGTGACCTTCTCGCTGATCTTCGTCGCGCTGGGTCTGGTCGGCATCCTCGACCTGCTGGATGTCTTCGCGATCGGCGCCTCGGCCTACTTCGCGGCGGCACTCGCCGTGATCGGTCTCGGCCTGCTCGCCGGCACCTGGTTCGGCCGGGCCCGCTGGCTCATCGCGCTCGGCCTGGTGACCGCCGCCGCGCTGGCCGTGGTCACGGTCGTCGAGTCGTACGACCGGGTCCGCGGGGTGGACGGCGCGGTCACCTGGGCGCCGGCCGACCGTCGCGACCTCGCCCTCCGGTACGAGCAGAGCTTCGCCGACGCGGTGCTCGACCTGCGGGCGATCGACTTCGACCAGCAGCAGACGGAGATCACCGTCGTCATCAACTTCGGCCAGGCCACCGTGGTGGTGCCGCCACACGTGGACGTGACCGCGGTGACGCAGGTGACCGCCGGTGACGCGAACGTCCTCGGCCAGCGGGCGCGCGGCATGGACAACCGGCTCGCCGAGATCGTCGATCTCGGCGCGGACGGCTCCGGCGGCGGACAACTGCGCCTGAACCTGCACGTCAACGCCGGACACATGGAGGTGACCCGGTGA
- a CDS encoding phosphatidylserine decarboxylase, whose product MTQSPAVRTPDRSGPVRLGERAARTLVSELARINDPKAALLVGAAPESAVLAAAIEALLPGDTLTVVPAERVSAAALREHVTAQGRWVADRVRVVDSLAEAEPAAVVVAAQAFTGTADEARGAIEALTKYLTDGAVLTVATAVARTAGAAAELDRQGALYGVGDDLVLRNSPPVRVYRLRFTPADAASAERLAPAYRPSSVPLTRGMHIDSNGVAAAGIALGLAALTRLARPKSKLWLLPALAAAPVAAFFRDPERDVPEDPSAVVAAADGQVLSVQRLTDERFGDGEFLRVAVFLSVLDVHVNRSPVAGKVVDYFVADGGFVNAMKPDAEHNVAAYTVLDTTHGTVVVAQRTGLIARRIVQRAPIGALLARGERLGLIRFGSRTDVYLPADAAEPLVGPGDKVIGGSSVIARWR is encoded by the coding sequence ATGACCCAGTCCCCCGCCGTGCGTACCCCCGACCGATCCGGTCCGGTCCGCCTCGGCGAGCGCGCCGCCCGTACTCTCGTCTCCGAGCTTGCCCGGATCAACGACCCGAAGGCCGCCCTGCTGGTCGGCGCCGCCCCGGAGTCCGCGGTGCTGGCCGCGGCGATCGAAGCGTTGCTGCCCGGCGACACCCTCACGGTGGTGCCCGCCGAGCGGGTCAGCGCCGCGGCGCTGCGGGAGCACGTCACCGCCCAGGGCCGCTGGGTCGCCGACCGGGTCCGCGTCGTGGACAGCCTTGCCGAGGCCGAGCCCGCCGCGGTGGTCGTCGCCGCCCAGGCGTTCACCGGCACCGCCGACGAGGCCCGCGGTGCCATCGAGGCACTCACCAAGTACCTGACCGACGGCGCGGTGCTCACCGTCGCCACCGCCGTCGCCCGGACCGCCGGCGCCGCCGCCGAGCTGGATCGGCAGGGCGCGCTGTACGGCGTCGGCGACGACCTGGTGCTGCGCAACTCCCCGCCGGTACGCGTGTACCGGCTCCGCTTCACCCCGGCGGACGCGGCCTCCGCCGAGCGTCTCGCCCCCGCGTACCGGCCGTCGAGCGTGCCGCTGACCCGCGGCATGCACATCGACTCCAACGGGGTGGCCGCGGCCGGCATCGCCCTCGGGCTGGCGGCGCTGACCCGCCTGGCCCGACCGAAGTCGAAGCTCTGGCTGCTGCCCGCGCTGGCCGCCGCACCGGTGGCCGCCTTCTTCCGGGATCCAGAGCGGGACGTGCCGGAGGATCCCTCAGCCGTGGTGGCCGCCGCCGACGGTCAGGTGCTGTCGGTGCAGCGACTGACCGACGAGCGCTTCGGCGACGGCGAGTTCCTGCGGGTCGCGGTCTTCCTGTCGGTCCTCGACGTGCACGTCAACCGCTCCCCGGTGGCCGGCAAGGTGGTGGACTACTTCGTCGCCGACGGCGGGTTCGTCAACGCGATGAAGCCCGACGCGGAGCACAACGTGGCCGCGTACACGGTGCTGGACACCACGCACGGCACGGTGGTGGTGGCCCAGCGGACCGGCCTGATCGCCCGGCGGATCGTGCAGCGTGCCCCGATCGGCGCGTTGCTGGCCCGCGGCGAACGACTGGGGCTGATCCGTTTCGGCTCGCGGACCGACGTATACCTGCCGGCGGATGCCGCGGAGCCGCTCGTCGGGCCGGGCGACAAGGTGATCGGTGGGTCGAGCGTCATCGCCCGCTGGCGCTGA
- a CDS encoding CDP-alcohol phosphatidyltransferase family protein, translated as MRRSGTLARQVLLVRVGRRGAELHGATDVLPEPRYQDRPRRRYGLKRFRTGIETIAPVSPALGSAPVALTPAPAEPEATSVPLLPGERTRARRMKFALVNACTLASLLLGINAIFVAMQGNVRLAALLLIACVAFDGLDGALARKLGVSSPFGAQMDSLADMCSFGLAAPVVVYASLAGSAPTAAAAVAAALVAACAAIRLARFNVSPKDGRFFSGVPTTMAAAVLALMVVIGMPVPGAVQIAGVALLAFTMVSSFPYAKLARLVKLPPWVWLAPVVGALIDVRLTFGLIVVGYLISGPVLWLRQRRTVI; from the coding sequence TTGCGCCGCAGCGGCACCCTCGCCCGCCAGGTCCTGCTGGTTCGCGTCGGCCGCCGAGGTGCGGAACTGCACGGTGCGACCGACGTGTTGCCCGAGCCCCGGTACCAGGACCGCCCGCGCCGCCGGTACGGCCTGAAGCGGTTTCGCACGGGGATCGAGACGATCGCCCCGGTCAGCCCCGCGCTCGGGTCGGCCCCCGTCGCCCTGACACCGGCCCCGGCCGAGCCGGAGGCGACATCCGTCCCGCTGCTCCCCGGCGAGCGGACGAGGGCCAGGCGGATGAAGTTCGCCCTGGTCAACGCCTGCACCCTGGCCAGCCTGCTGCTCGGCATCAACGCGATCTTCGTCGCCATGCAGGGCAACGTGCGGCTCGCCGCGCTCCTCCTCATCGCCTGTGTTGCCTTCGACGGCCTGGACGGCGCGCTGGCCCGCAAGCTCGGGGTGTCCAGCCCGTTCGGCGCCCAGATGGACTCGCTGGCCGACATGTGTTCCTTCGGCCTCGCCGCGCCCGTGGTGGTCTACGCCTCGCTCGCCGGCTCCGCGCCGACGGCCGCCGCCGCGGTGGCCGCCGCGCTCGTCGCGGCCTGCGCCGCCATCCGCCTGGCCCGGTTCAACGTCTCGCCCAAGGACGGACGCTTCTTCTCCGGGGTGCCCACCACCATGGCCGCGGCCGTGCTCGCCCTGATGGTGGTGATCGGGATGCCGGTGCCGGGGGCGGTGCAGATCGCCGGGGTGGCGCTGCTCGCCTTCACCATGGTCAGCAGCTTCCCGTACGCCAAGCTCGCCCGGCTGGTCAAGCTGCCGCCGTGGGTCTGGCTCGCTCCGGTGGTCGGCGCGCTGATCGACGTCCGGCTCACCTTCGGCCTGATCGTGGTCGGATATCTGATCAGTGGCCCGGTGCTCTGGCTGCGCCAGCGTCGCACCGTCATCTGA
- a CDS encoding NUDIX domain-containing protein: protein MRVRGVGAYGVVRDGGGRVLLVRGSGRADFPGVWSLPGGGLAHAEHPAHAVLREVTEQTGLTVEVTGLRAVVADVVPYPDLDVALHTDRMLFDVAPTGGQLRAERDGLTDLARWLTLDEAAELPLLAFTAEALGLPVVPLSPGALRRRAPFAAPGTHQRQRFGAYGVVTDPDGRVLLSLIADGYPGAGRWHLPGGGTDHGEQPVTGLLRELVEESGQLGRVTELIGVDNLHNPAALGPEGYPLDWHGIRVVYRVAVDFPTEPTVTELAGGSTARSGWFARSELRKLPLTEIAAAVLEPSA, encoded by the coding sequence ATGGCGGGGGCAGGGTGCTGCTGGTGCGGGGTTCCGGGCGGGCGGATTTTCCCGGGGTCTGGTCGTTGCCGGGCGGCGGGCTCGCGCACGCGGAGCACCCCGCGCACGCGGTGCTCCGCGAGGTCACCGAGCAGACCGGGCTGACCGTCGAGGTGACCGGGCTGCGGGCGGTGGTCGCGGATGTGGTGCCGTACCCCGATCTCGATGTTGCCCTGCACACCGACCGGATGCTGTTCGACGTGGCGCCGACGGGCGGACAGTTGCGTGCCGAGCGTGACGGCCTCACCGACCTGGCCCGCTGGCTGACCCTGGACGAGGCGGCCGAGCTGCCGCTGCTGGCGTTCACCGCAGAGGCCCTCGGGCTGCCGGTCGTTCCGCTGTCGCCCGGTGCGCTGCGCCGCCGGGCACCGTTCGCCGCGCCCGGCACCCACCAGCGGCAGCGCTTCGGGGCGTACGGGGTGGTGACCGATCCCGACGGCCGGGTGCTGCTGTCGTTGATCGCCGACGGCTATCCGGGTGCGGGCCGATGGCATCTGCCCGGCGGCGGTACTGATCATGGCGAACAGCCCGTCACCGGGTTGCTACGGGAGCTGGTCGAGGAGTCGGGTCAACTGGGCCGGGTCACCGAGCTGATCGGTGTGGACAACCTGCACAATCCGGCGGCTCTCGGCCCGGAGGGCTACCCGCTCGACTGGCACGGCATCCGGGTCGTCTACCGGGTGGCGGTCGACTTCCCGACCGAACCGACAGTGACCGAGCTGGCCGGCGGTTCGACCGCCCGTTCCGGCTGGTTCGCTCGCTCCGAGCTGCGGAAACTGCCGTTGACCGAGATCGCCGCCGCAGTCCTGGAGCCGTCGGCGTAA